A stretch of Geomonas oryzisoli DNA encodes these proteins:
- the thrS gene encoding threonine--tRNA ligase yields MNEIKVTLPDGSQRPLPAGSSIFDLAASIGAGLAKAAIAGKIDGTLVDLNTKLADGAKVEIITEKSPEALEIIRHSTSHLMAQAVKALFPQAKVTIGPAIETGFYYDFDVDHPFTPEDLEKIEAKMRELAKADLKIERSELSSAEAIELFKKMGEDYKVELIEDLGAEQVSLYTQGDFADLCRGPHLPKTSFCKAFKLTSIAGAYWRGDEKRAMLQRVYGTAFADKKELDAYLERIEEAKKRDHRKLGKELDLFSFNDEVGAGLVIWHPKGAMLRTILEDFERKEHLKRGYDIVLGPQILKTELWQRSGHYENYRENMYFTTVDEQGYGVKPMNCLAHMMIYRSQLRSYRDLPLRYFELGTVHRHERAGVLHGLLRVRGFTQDDAHILCTPDQLDAEIKGVIQFVTEVMGIFGFEFEMELSTRPEKSIGSDEAWEMATSALLNALKDSGRPYEINEGDGAFYGPKIDIKLRDALDRRWQCATIQCDFTLPERFDLTYVDADGEKKRPVMVHRVILGAIERFIGVLIEHFAGNFPTWLAPVQATVLTVTDNQIPYAQAAFDKLRAAGVRVQKDFRNEKLGFKIREAQLQKIPYMLVVGDKEVEGGLLAPRFRDGKNLEAMTPEQFIAFIENEVKTYK; encoded by the coding sequence ATGAACGAGATTAAGGTCACGCTTCCGGACGGTTCCCAAAGGCCCTTGCCTGCAGGCTCCTCTATCTTCGATCTGGCCGCTTCCATCGGAGCGGGTCTCGCCAAGGCTGCCATCGCCGGCAAAATCGACGGCACCCTGGTCGATCTCAACACCAAGCTCGCCGACGGCGCCAAGGTTGAGATCATCACCGAGAAGAGCCCCGAGGCGCTCGAGATCATCAGGCACTCCACCTCGCACCTCATGGCGCAGGCGGTCAAGGCCCTGTTCCCGCAGGCCAAGGTGACCATCGGCCCTGCCATCGAGACCGGTTTCTACTACGACTTCGACGTCGATCATCCCTTCACCCCGGAAGACCTCGAGAAGATCGAGGCCAAGATGCGCGAGCTCGCCAAGGCCGATCTGAAGATCGAGCGTTCCGAGCTTTCCAGCGCCGAGGCGATCGAGCTGTTCAAGAAGATGGGCGAGGACTACAAGGTCGAGCTGATCGAGGACCTGGGCGCCGAGCAGGTCTCCCTGTACACCCAGGGCGACTTCGCCGACCTCTGCCGCGGTCCGCACCTCCCCAAGACCTCCTTCTGCAAGGCGTTCAAGTTGACCTCCATCGCAGGCGCCTACTGGCGTGGCGACGAGAAGCGCGCCATGCTCCAGCGTGTCTACGGCACCGCGTTCGCCGACAAGAAGGAACTGGACGCCTACCTGGAGCGCATCGAGGAAGCGAAGAAGCGCGACCACCGCAAACTCGGCAAGGAGCTCGATCTCTTCTCCTTCAACGACGAGGTCGGCGCGGGTCTGGTGATCTGGCACCCGAAAGGGGCCATGCTGCGCACCATCCTCGAGGACTTCGAGCGCAAAGAGCACTTGAAGCGCGGCTACGACATCGTTTTGGGGCCCCAGATCCTGAAGACCGAGCTCTGGCAGCGTTCCGGCCACTACGAGAACTACCGCGAGAACATGTACTTCACCACCGTGGACGAGCAGGGGTACGGCGTCAAGCCGATGAACTGCCTGGCCCACATGATGATCTACCGCTCGCAGCTTCGTTCCTACCGCGACCTGCCGCTGCGCTACTTCGAGCTCGGCACGGTGCACCGCCACGAAAGGGCAGGGGTGCTGCACGGCCTTTTGCGCGTGCGCGGCTTCACCCAGGACGACGCGCACATCCTGTGCACCCCGGACCAGCTGGACGCCGAGATCAAGGGCGTCATCCAGTTCGTCACCGAGGTGATGGGGATCTTCGGCTTCGAGTTCGAGATGGAGCTTTCCACCCGTCCCGAGAAGTCGATCGGCTCGGACGAGGCGTGGGAGATGGCAACCAGCGCGCTGCTGAACGCGCTCAAGGACTCCGGTCGCCCCTACGAAATCAACGAGGGTGACGGCGCCTTCTACGGTCCCAAGATAGACATCAAGCTGCGCGACGCACTTGACAGAAGATGGCAATGTGCTACTATCCAGTGCGATTTTACCCTTCCGGAGCGTTTCGACCTCACCTACGTGGACGCGGACGGTGAGAAAAAGCGCCCCGTCATGGTGCACAGGGTCATCCTGGGCGCCATCGAGCGCTTCATCGGTGTCCTCATCGAGCACTTCGCCGGAAACTTCCCGACTTGGCTGGCACCGGTTCAGGCGACCGTTCTCACGGTTACCGACAACCAGATCCCTTACGCACAGGCTGCGTTCGACAAGCTGCGCGCTGCGGGCGTCAGGGTGCAGAAAGATTTCAGAAACGAAAAGCTGGGCTTCAAGATCCGCGAGGCGCAGCTGCAGAAGATACCGTACATGCTCGTGGTTGGTGACAAGGAGGTCGAAGGCGGCCTGCTTGCTCCGCGCTTCCGCGACGGCAAGAATCTCGAGGCGATGACTCCCGAGCAGTTCATCGCGTTCATAGAAAACGAAGTAAAAACCTACAAATAG
- the infC gene encoding translation initiation factor IF-3, with product MAKPTVNINQTIRAKEVRVVGAESEQLGILPLREALALAESQQLDLVEVSPTAVPPVCRIMDYGKFKYQQAKKQAEAKKKQVQVELKEVKLRPKTDTHDLEFKVKHVRRFLEEGNKAKITVVFRGREITHQELGMAALEKVAAELADIGIVEVRQKMEGRSMFMIVAPKVKK from the coding sequence ATAGCTAAACCTACAGTCAACATCAATCAGACAATCAGGGCCAAAGAGGTGAGGGTAGTAGGTGCCGAAAGTGAGCAGCTTGGTATTCTTCCGCTTCGCGAGGCTCTGGCGTTGGCTGAGAGCCAGCAACTGGATCTGGTAGAGGTTTCGCCGACAGCCGTCCCCCCTGTCTGCCGTATCATGGATTACGGCAAGTTCAAATACCAGCAGGCCAAGAAGCAGGCCGAGGCGAAGAAAAAACAGGTACAGGTCGAGCTCAAAGAGGTTAAGCTTCGTCCCAAGACCGATACGCACGACCTCGAATTCAAGGTGAAGCACGTACGCCGCTTCCTGGAAGAGGGGAACAAGGCGAAGATCACCGTCGTCTTCCGTGGGCGCGAAATCACCCACCAGGAGCTCGGCATGGCCGCACTGGAAAAAGTCGCTGCTGAACTTGCCGACATCGGCATTGTCGAAGTAAGGCAGAAGATGGAAGGGCGCAGCATGTTCATGATCGTCGCCCCGAAAGTAAAAAAATAA
- the rpmI gene encoding 50S ribosomal protein L35 produces the protein MPKMKTHRGAAKRFSKTGTGKIKMAHAFTSHILTSKTRKTKRNLRKGGIVAASDHKNICCLIPYK, from the coding sequence ATGCCTAAAATGAAGACCCATAGGGGCGCCGCCAAGCGTTTCAGCAAGACCGGCACAGGCAAAATCAAGATGGCTCACGCCTTCACCAGCCACATCCTGACCTCCAAGACCAGGAAGACCAAGCGCAACCTCCGCAAGGGCGGCATCGTTGCAGCTTCCGACCACAAGAACATCTGCTGCCTCATCCCCTACAAGTAA
- the rplT gene encoding 50S ribosomal protein L20, which yields MPRVKRGFKARQRRNKVLKLAKGYRGARSKLFRSATEAVDRALNYAFRDRRVKKRDFRALWITRINAAARINGLSYSKLIHGLKLANVEIDRKVMADLAVSDPKGFAAIAAAAKAKF from the coding sequence ATGCCAAGAGTAAAGCGCGGTTTTAAAGCGAGACAGAGAAGAAACAAGGTATTGAAACTTGCCAAGGGCTACCGCGGCGCAAGGAGCAAATTGTTCAGGAGCGCCACCGAAGCTGTGGATCGTGCACTGAACTACGCGTTCAGGGACAGAAGGGTGAAGAAGAGGGACTTCAGGGCTCTCTGGATCACCAGGATCAACGCAGCGGCAAGGATCAACGGCCTTTCCTACAGCAAACTGATCCACGGTCTCAAGCTCGCCAACGTCGAGATCGACAGGAAAGTGATGGCCGACCTGGCCGTTTCCGATCCCAAAGGTTTCGCAGCTATCGCGGCAGCAGCCAAAGCAAAATTTTAA
- the pheS gene encoding phenylalanine--tRNA ligase subunit alpha: MKEQLEALLQEALAELSQASTEEGLQDLRVKYLGKKGAITGVMKGLGALSPEERPLVGQVVNTVKAKLEETLDARGAEIRAAVKAQRLAAEKIDVTLPGRKRPLGSKHPITLVTEEICSIFAALGFAVAEGPEIELDFYNFEALNLPKDHPARDMQDTFYFGESVLLRTHTSPVQIRTMLKQPPPVRIIAPGTVYRCDSDATHSPMFHQIEGLMVDKGITFADLKGILTLFISQLFGKDIGVRLRPSFFPFTEPSAEVDIACVICRGKGCRVCKETGWLEILGSGMVDPEVYRHVGYDSEKYTGFAFGMGIERIAMLKYGIADMRLLFENDLRFLKQF; this comes from the coding sequence ATGAAGGAACAACTGGAAGCACTTTTACAAGAGGCACTTGCCGAGCTTTCTCAGGCCTCCACTGAAGAGGGGCTGCAGGACCTGCGGGTCAAGTACCTGGGCAAGAAAGGGGCCATCACCGGCGTCATGAAAGGGCTGGGCGCCCTCTCTCCCGAGGAGCGTCCCCTGGTGGGACAGGTGGTGAACACCGTCAAGGCGAAGCTCGAGGAAACCCTGGACGCGCGTGGCGCCGAGATCCGCGCCGCCGTCAAGGCGCAGCGCCTCGCCGCCGAGAAGATCGACGTGACCCTTCCGGGCCGCAAGCGTCCCCTGGGCTCCAAGCATCCGATCACCCTGGTGACCGAGGAGATCTGCTCCATCTTCGCCGCTCTCGGCTTTGCCGTAGCCGAAGGTCCCGAAATCGAGCTCGACTTCTACAACTTCGAGGCGCTGAACCTCCCGAAGGACCATCCTGCGCGCGACATGCAGGACACCTTCTACTTCGGCGAGAGCGTGCTTTTGCGTACCCACACCTCTCCGGTGCAGATCCGCACCATGCTGAAGCAGCCGCCGCCGGTGCGCATCATCGCGCCGGGCACCGTGTACCGCTGCGACTCCGACGCCACCCATTCGCCCATGTTCCACCAGATCGAAGGGCTCATGGTCGACAAGGGGATCACCTTCGCCGACCTGAAGGGGATTCTGACCCTGTTCATCAGCCAGCTCTTCGGCAAGGACATCGGCGTCAGGCTGCGTCCTTCCTTCTTCCCGTTCACCGAACCGTCCGCCGAGGTGGACATCGCCTGCGTCATCTGCCGCGGCAAGGGGTGCCGGGTCTGCAAGGAGACCGGCTGGCTCGAGATCCTTGGTTCCGGCATGGTCGATCCCGAGGTCTACCGTCACGTGGGTTACGACTCGGAGAAGTACACCGGGTTTGCCTTCGGCATGGGGATCGAGAGGATCGCGATGCTGAAATACGGCATCGCCGACATGAGGCTCTTGTTCGAGAACGACCTCAGGTTCCTGAAGCAGTTCTAA
- the pheT gene encoding phenylalanine--tRNA ligase subunit beta — MIVTYNWLKEFVDCDLPPAELSHLLTMLGLEVERMEEVGGGMDDVVVAQVVEKNQHPNADKLSLCKVDNGKEILDVVCGAQNFKAGDKVALAQIGATLPGDFKIKRSKIRGEESCGMLCSEKELALSAESSGIMILPQEYQLGTPLFDALGTKDVIFEIGLTPNRADCLSVVGIAREVAAKLGKKVHYPGLEVNETGAPIAEIASVEILAPELCPRYTARHITGCTLADSPAWLVNRLMAAGIRAINNVVDVTNYVLLEYGHPLHAFDYKLLSGGKIVVAAAGEGEKFGTLDGQERELTATDLTIRDGEKAVALAGIMGGGNSEIGEGTTEVLLESAYFNPSAIRKTSKRLGIHTESSHRFERGADIAGLTRALDRAAQLIAELSGGKVARGVIDVYPTPVEPRVISARLARINAVSGLSLTADEVQDIFRRLEFEVTVTEPGVFLVKVPLFRVDLEREIDLVEEVVRVNGFEKVPATLPQASVFSDLPSDAQRLAARVKDLLVAHGLNEVINYSFVAPSSCEKILLSQEDLRSNGMVLLNPISDELSVMRTTMLPGLLDTAVKNVSFRTMNLRIFEMRRIYLPVEGEELPQEPLYVSALLTGRRELEGWNQGKDEIDFFDVKGIAENILAELNVGGVNFSTDELDPYYHPGKACRILSGKKVLGSLGELHPTVQENYGIATPLYYLELNFEALLASRKKQGAAQVPSRFPSTFRDIAMLLPRELPVADVVACVNGVKAPELEGVEIFDLYMGGNIASHEKSVAVRVRYGSKERTLTDDEVTRLHQRVIDALQKKLNVSFR; from the coding sequence ATGATAGTTACCTACAACTGGCTCAAGGAATTCGTCGACTGCGACCTCCCCCCTGCGGAACTGTCGCACCTGCTCACCATGCTCGGCCTCGAAGTCGAGCGTATGGAAGAAGTGGGCGGCGGCATGGACGACGTGGTCGTGGCCCAGGTGGTGGAGAAGAACCAGCACCCCAACGCCGACAAGCTCTCCCTGTGCAAGGTCGACAACGGCAAGGAGATCCTCGACGTGGTCTGCGGCGCGCAGAACTTCAAGGCCGGCGACAAGGTCGCCCTGGCCCAGATCGGCGCGACCCTCCCCGGCGACTTCAAGATCAAGCGCTCCAAGATCCGCGGCGAAGAATCCTGCGGCATGCTCTGCTCCGAGAAGGAACTGGCCCTTTCCGCCGAATCCTCCGGCATCATGATCCTGCCCCAGGAGTATCAGCTCGGCACGCCGCTCTTCGACGCGCTCGGCACCAAGGACGTCATCTTCGAGATCGGCCTGACCCCCAACCGCGCCGACTGCCTGAGCGTCGTCGGCATCGCGCGCGAAGTCGCCGCGAAACTGGGCAAGAAGGTGCACTACCCGGGCCTCGAGGTGAACGAGACCGGCGCTCCCATCGCGGAGATCGCCAGCGTCGAGATCCTCGCCCCCGAGCTCTGCCCGCGCTACACCGCGCGCCACATTACCGGCTGCACCCTGGCGGATTCCCCCGCCTGGCTCGTCAACCGGCTCATGGCCGCCGGCATCCGCGCCATCAACAACGTCGTCGACGTCACCAACTACGTGCTCCTCGAGTACGGCCACCCGCTGCACGCCTTTGACTACAAGCTCCTCTCCGGCGGCAAGATCGTGGTCGCCGCGGCGGGGGAGGGTGAGAAGTTCGGCACGCTGGACGGGCAGGAGCGCGAGCTCACCGCCACCGACCTCACCATCCGCGACGGCGAGAAGGCCGTGGCCCTGGCCGGCATCATGGGCGGCGGCAACTCCGAGATAGGGGAGGGGACCACCGAGGTGCTCCTGGAGAGCGCCTACTTCAACCCCTCGGCCATCCGCAAGACCTCCAAGCGTCTGGGCATCCACACCGAGTCCTCGCACCGCTTCGAGCGCGGCGCCGATATCGCCGGCCTCACCCGCGCTCTTGACCGTGCCGCGCAGCTGATCGCCGAGCTTTCCGGCGGCAAGGTGGCCAGGGGCGTCATCGACGTCTACCCGACGCCGGTCGAGCCGCGCGTGATCAGCGCCCGTCTTGCCCGCATCAACGCCGTGTCCGGTCTCTCCCTCACGGCGGATGAGGTGCAGGATATCTTCCGCCGTCTCGAGTTCGAGGTGACCGTCACCGAACCGGGCGTCTTCCTGGTCAAGGTGCCGCTGTTCCGGGTCGACCTGGAGCGCGAGATCGACCTGGTCGAGGAAGTGGTGCGCGTGAACGGATTCGAGAAGGTCCCGGCGACCCTGCCGCAGGCCTCCGTGTTCTCCGATCTTCCCTCCGACGCCCAGCGGCTCGCCGCCAGGGTGAAGGACCTCCTGGTCGCCCACGGGCTCAACGAGGTGATCAACTACAGCTTCGTGGCCCCTTCGTCCTGCGAAAAGATACTCCTGTCGCAGGAGGACCTGCGCAGTAACGGCATGGTGCTCCTGAACCCGATCTCGGACGAGCTCTCGGTGATGCGCACCACCATGCTCCCCGGGCTTCTGGATACGGCGGTGAAGAACGTCAGCTTCCGTACCATGAACCTGCGCATCTTCGAGATGCGGCGCATCTACCTCCCCGTTGAAGGGGAGGAACTGCCGCAGGAGCCCCTCTACGTCTCCGCGCTCCTCACCGGCCGGCGCGAGCTGGAGGGGTGGAACCAGGGCAAGGACGAGATCGACTTCTTCGACGTGAAGGGGATCGCGGAAAACATCCTCGCCGAACTGAACGTCGGTGGCGTCAACTTCAGCACCGACGAACTCGATCCGTACTACCACCCGGGCAAGGCCTGCCGCATCCTGAGCGGAAAGAAGGTGCTGGGCTCCCTGGGCGAGCTGCACCCCACGGTGCAGGAGAACTACGGCATCGCGACGCCGCTGTACTACCTCGAGCTCAACTTCGAGGCGCTCCTTGCCAGCCGCAAGAAGCAGGGTGCCGCCCAGGTGCCGTCGCGCTTCCCTTCCACCTTCCGCGACATCGCCATGCTGCTCCCCAGGGAATTGCCGGTCGCCGACGTGGTTGCCTGCGTCAACGGCGTCAAGGCGCCCGAGCTGGAAGGGGTCGAAATCTTCGACCTTTACATGGGCGGCAACATAGCGTCTCATGAAAAGAGTGTCGCCGTTCGCGTCCGTTACGGCTCCAAGGAGCGGACCCTGACCGACGACGAAGTGACCCGCCTGCACCAAAGGGTCATCGATGCACTACAGAAAAAATTAAATGTTTCGTTCAGATAA
- a CDS encoding integration host factor subunit alpha: MTKADIVEKIYEKVGFSKKESAELVETVFDLIKSTLEEGDKIKIAGFGNFVVKEKSDRRGRNPQTGEEITIVARKILTFKPSQVLKSAINSQ; this comes from the coding sequence ATGACCAAAGCGGACATCGTAGAAAAAATTTATGAGAAGGTCGGTTTCTCCAAGAAAGAATCCGCCGAGCTCGTTGAGACGGTCTTCGACCTGATTAAGTCCACTCTTGAAGAAGGCGACAAAATCAAGATTGCCGGCTTCGGCAACTTCGTAGTGAAAGAGAAGTCCGACCGTCGCGGCAGGAACCCGCAGACCGGCGAGGAGATCACCATCGTAGCTCGCAAGATCCTCACCTTCAAGCCGAGCCAGGTTCTCAAGAGCGCCATCAACAGCCAGTAA
- a CDS encoding MerR family transcriptional regulator produces MITGIPDKHYLRIGEVSALTGLPTSVLRFWETEFSSLAPKKSSTGQRLYTRKDVELVAEIKELLYVEKLTIEGARQRLEGKKKYRKTDLSGEALATLLHDVKLELTSLRDQL; encoded by the coding sequence ATGATTACCGGGATCCCGGACAAGCATTACCTGAGGATCGGCGAGGTTTCCGCCCTGACGGGACTCCCCACCTCGGTGCTGCGCTTCTGGGAGACCGAGTTTTCCTCGCTGGCACCCAAGAAAAGCAGCACCGGCCAGAGGCTCTACACCAGGAAGGATGTGGAGCTGGTCGCGGAAATCAAAGAACTTCTGTACGTGGAAAAGCTCACCATCGAGGGAGCGAGGCAGCGTCTGGAAGGGAAGAAAAAGTACCGAAAAACCGACCTTTCCGGCGAAGCATTGGCAACACTGCTTCATGATGTGAAGCTGGAACTGACCAGTTTGAGGGATCAGTTGTAA
- a CDS encoding paraquat-inducible protein A, with the protein MPDRTAQLIACHDCDLLQRDIQLNPGCYASCPRCGAVLYRNATDSVDRTLAYTLAAAMVFLGANVFPIFSIEVQGDRSAITLFEAVLSLWNQGMMTISLLVFLTAMVAPAVELLSITYLLLPLKLGKVPPSYPLFMRVLQFIEPWCMVEVLMLGVLVSLVKLTNNFRVIPGMALWSFAVLTLLLAAAAASFNARDVWSQLDAKWNDQVSP; encoded by the coding sequence ATGCCCGATCGAACCGCACAGCTCATCGCCTGCCACGACTGTGACCTGTTGCAGCGCGACATACAGTTGAACCCCGGCTGCTATGCCAGTTGTCCGCGCTGCGGCGCCGTCTTGTACCGCAATGCCACCGACAGCGTCGATCGCACCCTCGCCTATACCCTGGCCGCGGCCATGGTTTTCCTGGGCGCCAACGTGTTCCCCATCTTCAGTATCGAGGTGCAGGGGGACCGCAGCGCCATCACCCTGTTCGAGGCCGTCCTATCCCTGTGGAACCAGGGGATGATGACCATCTCTTTGCTCGTGTTCCTGACCGCGATGGTCGCTCCCGCCGTGGAGCTTCTCTCGATCACCTATCTCCTGTTGCCGCTCAAGCTGGGCAAGGTCCCGCCGAGCTACCCGCTGTTCATGCGCGTGCTCCAGTTCATCGAGCCCTGGTGCATGGTCGAGGTGCTCATGCTGGGGGTGCTGGTCTCGCTGGTGAAGCTCACCAACAACTTTCGCGTCATTCCCGGCATGGCGCTGTGGTCCTTCGCCGTACTCACCCTGCTCCTCGCCGCCGCGGCCGCTTCCTTCAACGCCCGCGACGTCTGGTCGCAGCTGGACGCGAAGTGGAACGACCAGGTGTCGCCGTGA
- a CDS encoding paraquat-inducible protein A — MERPGVAVTAGGPIAAARGLCACHVCQLVSRRVPEASVAHCPRCGARLHFRRPGSVQRCWALVIASYILYIPANVLIMMETGSLISYRRDTIVSGVVHLWKTGSWMIAVIVFIASVAIPLLKLFSLTLLLISVQRRSTWNPRQRTRLYRLVEAVGRWSMLDIYVVTLLAALVQLGSMATVKAGPAAVAFGAVVVLTMFATMEFDPRLIWDPLQKEEFHD; from the coding sequence GTGGAACGACCAGGTGTCGCCGTGACCGCGGGAGGCCCCATTGCGGCGGCGCGTGGGCTTTGTGCCTGCCATGTATGCCAACTGGTCTCGCGGCGCGTCCCGGAGGCGTCGGTCGCGCACTGCCCGCGCTGCGGCGCCCGGCTGCATTTCCGCAGGCCGGGGAGCGTGCAGCGCTGCTGGGCCCTGGTGATCGCCTCGTACATCCTCTACATTCCGGCCAACGTCCTGATCATGATGGAGACCGGCTCCCTGATCAGCTACCGCAGGGACACCATCGTAAGCGGGGTTGTGCACCTTTGGAAAACCGGCTCCTGGATGATCGCGGTCATCGTCTTCATAGCGAGCGTGGCCATCCCGCTGCTCAAGCTTTTTTCACTGACCCTGCTGCTCATTTCCGTGCAGCGTCGCTCGACCTGGAACCCGCGCCAGCGCACCCGCCTGTACCGGCTGGTGGAGGCGGTGGGGCGCTGGTCCATGCTCGATATCTACGTGGTAACCCTTTTGGCCGCGCTGGTGCAGCTGGGATCCATGGCCACGGTCAAGGCCGGGCCCGCTGCGGTAGCCTTCGGCGCGGTGGTGGTGCTCACCATGTTCGCGACCATGGAATTCGACCCGCGCCTGATCTGGGACCCGCTGCAGAAAGAGGAGTTTCATGACTGA
- a CDS encoding intermembrane transport protein PqiB, whose product MTDRQDDMQDVPEAVSEPRRRFSIQLVWIIPIVAAIIGLSIAAKAWIDRGETITISFKTGEGLEAGKTKLRYKDVMIGEVKSIAISSDRSHVVVTAEVGKDAKGLMVKDTRFWVVRARISGGNVTGLTTLLGGSYIGVEAGTSAEPGDQFVGLESPPAVSMDVPGRQFVLHTDDVGSLYTGSPVFYRRMQVGQVISTDMDSNGKGVSVRVFIRSPYERFVTTGTYFWHASGVDLTVSPGGVKLNTESMLAVLLGGISFEQGANVTQAPVVPANTAFTLYATRDEALKNSAPSQKFKLVFTESVRGLAVGAPVDLRGVTVGEVTNIDVALAPSRADFSVPVEIQFYPEHLLSQVHQGKDGKLPPTGSAQTRRLLDDLVAHGFRAQIKSGSLLTGQLYVALDFVPGARSAKIDWSTDPPRFPTVPGSMEKLQKNLIEIVQKIEKLPLEKLAGDAGHTIRTLDDTLKSADKLLKNMDHSLVPEAKSVLTDTRSTLEDVRKTLTEARSTLGGANSVLSADAPVQVDLRDTMREVSRAAQSLRVLGDYLEQHPEALIRGKKEDK is encoded by the coding sequence ATGACTGACAGACAAGACGATATGCAGGACGTGCCGGAAGCGGTCAGCGAACCCAGGCGCCGCTTCTCCATCCAACTGGTATGGATCATCCCCATCGTGGCCGCCATCATCGGCCTTTCCATCGCAGCCAAGGCCTGGATCGACCGCGGCGAGACCATCACCATTTCCTTCAAGACCGGTGAAGGGTTGGAGGCAGGCAAGACCAAGCTGAGGTACAAGGACGTGATGATCGGCGAGGTGAAATCCATCGCCATCTCCAGCGACCGCTCCCATGTCGTCGTGACCGCGGAGGTCGGCAAGGACGCCAAGGGGCTTATGGTCAAGGACACCCGCTTCTGGGTGGTGCGCGCCCGGATTTCCGGCGGCAACGTCACCGGTTTGACTACCCTTTTGGGCGGCTCCTATATCGGTGTCGAGGCGGGCACCTCGGCCGAGCCGGGCGACCAGTTCGTCGGGCTCGAGTCCCCGCCCGCGGTTTCCATGGACGTCCCGGGGCGCCAATTCGTATTGCACACCGATGACGTCGGCTCGCTGTACACCGGTTCGCCGGTCTTCTATAGGCGCATGCAGGTGGGGCAGGTGATCTCAACGGACATGGACAGCAATGGCAAAGGGGTTTCGGTCCGGGTTTTCATCCGCTCGCCTTACGAGCGCTTCGTCACCACCGGCACCTACTTCTGGCACGCCAGCGGCGTGGACCTTACCGTCTCGCCCGGCGGGGTGAAGCTCAACACCGAGTCGATGCTGGCTGTCCTTCTCGGCGGCATCTCGTTCGAACAGGGCGCCAACGTTACCCAGGCCCCGGTGGTCCCGGCCAACACCGCCTTCACCCTCTACGCCACTCGCGACGAGGCGCTCAAGAATTCCGCCCCCTCGCAGAAATTCAAACTCGTCTTCACCGAATCGGTGCGCGGCCTTGCCGTGGGCGCACCGGTCGATCTGCGCGGCGTAACCGTGGGAGAGGTCACCAACATCGACGTGGCGCTCGCCCCCTCGCGCGCCGACTTCTCCGTACCGGTCGAGATCCAGTTCTACCCCGAGCACCTGCTCTCCCAGGTGCACCAGGGTAAAGACGGCAAGCTTCCCCCCACCGGGAGCGCGCAGACGCGCAGGCTGCTCGACGACCTGGTGGCGCACGGCTTCCGCGCCCAGATCAAGAGCGGCAGCCTGCTGACGGGGCAGCTCTACGTCGCCCTCGATTTTGTCCCCGGCGCGCGCAGCGCGAAAATCGACTGGAGCACGGATCCGCCGCGCTTCCCGACGGTGCCCGGTTCCATGGAGAAGTTGCAGAAGAACCTGATTGAGATCGTTCAGAAGATCGAGAAACTACCGCTGGAGAAGCTGGCGGGGGATGCCGGCCACACCATCCGCACCCTGGACGACACCCTGAAGAGCGCGGACAAGTTGCTGAAGAACATGGACCACTCCCTTGTCCCCGAGGCGAAATCTGTGCTCACCGACACCCGGAGCACCCTCGAGGATGTCAGAAAGACCCTCACTGAGGCGAGAAGCACGCTGGGAGGCGCCAACAGCGTCCTCTCCGCCGATGCGCCGGTTCAGGTCGATCTGCGCGACACCATGCGCGAGGTCTCCCGGGCCGCACAGTCGCTCAGGGTGCTCGGGGATTATCTCGAACAGCACCCCGAAGCGCTGATCCGCGGCAAGAAGGAGGATAAGTAG
- a CDS encoding PqiC family protein, with the protein MLRTIAALGIVAVVLFCSACSRSPRVTYYTLTPALPAGAVQQAFSSSVAVGPVTIPELVNRPQLVVRLTPNRVDVLEQHRWAEPLKNEIPRLLAQDLAPLLGSGRVFTYDQVSGAAARYRVLVDIVRLEAIPGDSVVVEAGWVVRGAANARREGRIEVREKVAGSDYDAVTAALSRALAAVSAEVAKSVRSEASGVK; encoded by the coding sequence ATGCTAAGGACAATCGCCGCCTTGGGAATCGTCGCCGTCGTGCTCTTTTGCTCCGCGTGCAGCAGGTCGCCCCGGGTCACCTATTACACCCTTACGCCCGCCTTGCCTGCCGGCGCCGTGCAGCAGGCCTTCTCCAGTTCCGTAGCGGTCGGGCCGGTCACCATCCCCGAACTGGTGAACAGGCCGCAACTGGTGGTGCGCCTCACCCCCAACCGCGTTGACGTCCTGGAACAGCACCGCTGGGCCGAGCCGCTGAAAAACGAGATTCCCCGGCTGCTGGCCCAGGATCTCGCCCCCCTGCTCGGTTCCGGCCGGGTCTTTACCTACGACCAGGTCTCCGGCGCCGCCGCCCGGTACCGCGTGCTGGTTGATATCGTGCGCCTGGAAGCGATCCCGGGAGATAGCGTCGTCGTTGAGGCGGGTTGGGTCGTGCGCGGAGCGGCGAACGCCAGAAGGGAAGGGCGGATAGAGGTTCGGGAGAAGGTGGCCGGCTCCGATTACGACGCCGTCACCGCCGCCCTCAGCCGGGCCCTGGCTGCGGTGAGCGCCGAGGTGGCCAAATCCGTGAGGAGCGAAGCCTCCGGCGTCAAGTAG